From a region of the Polynucleobacter corsicus genome:
- a CDS encoding DUF1854 domain-containing protein — MSQHQQLHTLERDALGRLVFIDAAGTHHVGVYPVRAFPITAPGAGISIMDQSGKELYWFDGITTIPEGELALIEEELATREFMPVIEKITRVSTFATPSIWDIETDRGPTRIRLKGEEDIRRIAGNMLLIADSNGLQFLIKDSTQLDKVSKKLLDRFR; from the coding sequence ATGAGTCAGCATCAACAGTTACACACACTAGAACGCGATGCGCTCGGTCGACTGGTATTCATCGATGCAGCTGGAACTCACCATGTTGGCGTTTATCCAGTCAGAGCCTTCCCGATTACTGCACCAGGCGCTGGAATCTCGATCATGGATCAGTCGGGCAAAGAGTTATATTGGTTTGACGGCATCACCACGATTCCTGAAGGTGAGTTAGCCCTGATTGAAGAAGAGCTGGCTACTCGCGAGTTCATGCCTGTGATTGAAAAAATCACCAGGGTGTCTACTTTTGCAACTCCGAGTATTTGGGATATTGAAACCGATCGTGGCCCCACTAGAATTCGCCTGAAAGGCGAGGAAGATATTCGCCGCATAGCTGGCAATATGCTTCTGATTGCCGACTCCAATGGCCTGCAATTTTTAATCAAAGACTCCACTCAGTTGGACAAAGTCAGCAAAAAACTGCTAGATCGTTTCCGCTAG
- a CDS encoding Bug family tripartite tricarboxylate transporter substrate binding protein has protein sequence MKFSVAFVSAALILPTFGVSPAYAVWEPTKPVEFIIPAGPGGGADQMARMIQGIITKNKLMKQAIIPVNKGAGAGAEGFLAMKEAKGDPNKIVITLSNLFTTPLATGVPFNWQDITPVAMLALDQFVLWDNTEKPYKTAKEYIDAAKAAGPGKFKMGGTGSKQEDQIITVAIEKATGAKFTYIPFKGGGEVAVQLVGNHIDSSVNNPIEAVAQWRANKLRALCVFDDTRMPYKEKITDTQSWYDVPTCKEAGVTTDYTMLRGIFMAPGVTQEQVDFYIELFKKVRATPDWKKFMADGAFNQTFMTGKEFRNWLTLNEALHKQLMTEAGFLAK, from the coding sequence ATGAAGTTCAGCGTGGCTTTCGTTTCTGCCGCATTAATCCTTCCTACTTTTGGTGTATCACCTGCATACGCAGTATGGGAGCCAACAAAACCAGTCGAGTTTATTATTCCAGCCGGCCCTGGCGGTGGCGCCGACCAAATGGCTCGCATGATTCAAGGGATAATTACCAAAAATAAGCTCATGAAGCAGGCCATCATCCCTGTAAATAAAGGCGCTGGTGCAGGCGCTGAAGGTTTCTTGGCTATGAAAGAAGCTAAAGGCGATCCAAATAAGATTGTGATCACGCTCTCTAATTTATTTACAACTCCATTGGCAACTGGCGTTCCATTTAACTGGCAAGACATTACGCCGGTAGCTATGTTGGCGCTTGATCAATTTGTTTTGTGGGATAACACAGAAAAGCCTTACAAGACGGCTAAAGAATATATTGACGCCGCTAAAGCTGCCGGCCCAGGTAAATTTAAAATGGGTGGTACCGGATCTAAGCAAGAGGATCAAATTATTACCGTAGCAATTGAAAAAGCAACGGGCGCTAAGTTTACTTACATCCCATTTAAAGGGGGTGGCGAGGTGGCTGTTCAGCTTGTTGGTAACCACATTGATTCTTCTGTGAACAATCCCATTGAAGCCGTGGCCCAGTGGCGCGCCAATAAATTACGTGCCTTATGCGTCTTTGATGACACCCGCATGCCATACAAAGAAAAAATTACGGATACTCAATCATGGTATGACGTGCCAACTTGCAAAGAGGCGGGTGTAACGACTGACTACACCATGTTGCGTGGTATCTTTATGGCTCCTGGTGTGACGCAAGAGCAAGTTGATTTCTACATTGAATTGTTCAAGAAAGTGCGCGCTACACCAGACTGGAAGAAGTTCATGGCCGATGGTGCATTTAATCAAACATTCATGACTGGTAAAGAGTTTAGAAATTGGTTGACTCTGAATGAGGCTCTGCACAAGCAATTAATGACTGAAGCTGGATTCTTGGCTAAGTAA
- a CDS encoding tripartite tricarboxylate transporter TctB family protein, which produces MSEKTNNSNEDSVISVRVMDIIAALLFLAVGLTVMIGSLKLGASWGSDGPEAGYFPFYISLIIMLSSSVTLYQAAIVDKEKKAESFVSRESFKQVMAVLLPAIVFVLGVQLIGIYVSSVFYIAIFMVWLGKYPIWKAIVVSVGVSAALYLMFEFWFQVPLPHGSWFNPLEFFGVN; this is translated from the coding sequence ATGTCTGAAAAAACAAATAATTCAAACGAAGATTCAGTAATCAGCGTAAGAGTAATGGACATCATTGCCGCCCTTTTATTTCTTGCGGTGGGTCTCACAGTCATGATTGGAAGTTTAAAGTTGGGTGCTAGCTGGGGTAGTGATGGCCCAGAGGCTGGGTACTTTCCTTTTTACATTAGCTTAATCATCATGCTTTCGAGCTCGGTTACTTTGTATCAAGCGGCAATCGTGGATAAGGAAAAGAAGGCAGAATCGTTTGTTAGTAGGGAGTCCTTCAAGCAAGTAATGGCAGTCTTATTACCAGCAATTGTTTTTGTTCTTGGTGTGCAGTTAATTGGCATTTACGTTTCCTCCGTTTTCTACATCGCCATCTTTATGGTTTGGCTCGGCAAATACCCAATTTGGAAAGCTATTGTTGTATCGGTTGGGGTTAGTGCAGCCCTTTACCTTATGTTCGAGTTCTGGTTTCAAGTGCCATTACCACATGGTTCATGGTTCAACCCGCTCGAATTTTTTGGCGTGAACTAA
- a CDS encoding tripartite tricarboxylate transporter permease, protein MEEINALFSGFAIAMTPFNLLLMLIGVTLGVIIGVLPGLGGANGIAILLPLTFTMPPTSAIIMLSCIYWGALFGGAITSVLFNIPGEPWSVATTFDGYPMARNGKAGEALTAAFTSSFVGAFFAIVMITFLAPLVAKFALQFGPPEFFSVYLLTFCSFVGMNKGSPFKTISAMMLGFALATVGMDTVTGQLRLTFGNPELMRGFDFLIAVIGLFGIGEILLSMEEGLAFQGAAAKIRGKVVLETWKQLPKYWATSLRSCLIGCWMGITPGGATPASFMAYGVAKRVSKDGDKFGTGKMEGIVAPETAAHAAGTAALLPMLSLGIPGSPTAAVLLGGLLIWGLQPGPLLFVEKPDFVWGLIASMYLGNLAGLFVVLTCVPLFASILRIPFSIIAPVIIVICAVGAYTVHNATFDVWLMLGFGVLGYIFKKLDYPMAPMVLALVLGDRAEDSFRQSMLFSQGSLDIFFSNYLVATITSIALLLLFWPLIGKLIGKKKADTA, encoded by the coding sequence TTGGAAGAAATTAACGCTCTGTTCAGTGGTTTTGCAATTGCAATGACACCCTTTAATCTATTGTTGATGTTAATTGGTGTAACACTTGGTGTGATTATTGGCGTATTGCCTGGTCTTGGGGGTGCAAATGGGATTGCGATTCTATTGCCATTGACTTTCACAATGCCGCCAACTTCCGCAATCATTATGCTTTCCTGTATTTATTGGGGCGCATTGTTTGGCGGTGCAATTACTTCTGTTTTGTTTAATATTCCTGGCGAGCCTTGGTCGGTAGCGACAACCTTTGATGGTTATCCAATGGCTCGTAATGGTAAGGCGGGCGAGGCTTTAACTGCTGCGTTTACTTCTTCATTTGTGGGTGCTTTTTTTGCCATTGTGATGATTACTTTTTTAGCGCCACTAGTCGCTAAGTTTGCATTGCAATTCGGGCCTCCCGAATTCTTCTCGGTGTACCTGCTCACCTTCTGCAGTTTTGTGGGCATGAATAAGGGCTCACCATTTAAAACAATTTCTGCCATGATGCTTGGGTTTGCTTTGGCAACTGTTGGTATGGATACGGTCACAGGCCAATTGCGTTTAACTTTTGGTAACCCAGAGTTAATGCGTGGCTTTGACTTCTTGATTGCTGTGATTGGTTTGTTTGGTATTGGCGAGATCTTGCTATCAATGGAAGAAGGACTCGCATTTCAAGGGGCGGCTGCCAAGATCCGTGGCAAGGTTGTTCTTGAGACATGGAAACAATTGCCTAAGTACTGGGCCACTTCATTGCGCAGCTGTTTGATTGGTTGCTGGATGGGTATCACTCCTGGTGGTGCCACACCTGCATCCTTTATGGCCTATGGTGTTGCTAAGCGCGTTTCTAAAGATGGCGACAAGTTTGGTACCGGTAAAATGGAGGGTATTGTGGCCCCAGAAACTGCAGCACATGCTGCTGGTACCGCCGCCTTGTTGCCAATGCTATCCCTAGGAATTCCAGGCTCACCAACAGCAGCAGTCTTACTTGGTGGTTTGTTGATCTGGGGTTTACAGCCAGGTCCTTTACTCTTCGTAGAGAAGCCTGACTTTGTTTGGGGCTTGATTGCTAGTATGTATCTTGGCAACTTAGCTGGCCTATTTGTAGTGTTGACCTGTGTGCCATTGTTTGCATCTATCTTGAGAATCCCATTTTCAATCATTGCGCCAGTCATTATTGTGATTTGTGCCGTGGGTGCATATACCGTTCATAACGCTACCTTTGACGTATGGTTGATGTTGGGCTTCGGTGTGCTCGGTTATATCTTTAAGAAGCTTGACTACCCAATGGCGCCTATGGTCTTGGCCTTGGTATTGGGCGATCGTGCGGAAGACTCTTTCCGTCAATCGATGCTGTTCTCGCAGGGAAGCTTAGATATATTCTTCTCAAACTATCTTGTAGCAACCATTACTTCTATCGCCTTATTGCTACTTTTCTGGCCCTTGATTGGCAAATTAATAGGTAAGAAAAAGGCTGATACGGCATAG
- the oxlT gene encoding oxalate/formate MFS antiporter, with protein sequence MSGEKTAGPLGGRWFQLLIGIICMSMIANLQYGWTLFVNPIDAKFGWGRAAIQVAFTIFVLTETWLVPIEGYLVDKFGPRPVVFVGGILCGLGWMMNAHADTLTMLYMAAAVSGVGAGAVYGTCVGNALKWFPDRRGLAAGMTAAGFGAGSALTVIPIANMIANQGYQDAFWYFGIWQGIIVVVLSLLLSKPIKSAITTVRASVAQTRKDFRPMEMIKQPVFWIMYLMFVMVAAGGLMATAQLGPIAKDFQIAGVTVSLMGLALPALTFALTVDRVLNGLTRPFFGWVSDKIGREQTMTLCFTFECLGILGLYYLGRDPVMFVLLTGLVFFAWGEIYSLFPSTNADTFGSTYAAGNAGLLYTAKGTASLLVPLSSVLVATTGGWEVVFWVASFLNGTAAILAWFVLRPMRRKLIERSASM encoded by the coding sequence ATGAGCGGCGAGAAAACTGCAGGACCTTTAGGGGGTCGTTGGTTTCAGCTACTAATCGGCATTATTTGTATGTCGATGATTGCAAACTTGCAATATGGTTGGACTTTATTTGTGAACCCAATTGACGCAAAGTTTGGTTGGGGTCGTGCAGCAATTCAAGTTGCCTTCACCATTTTCGTTCTGACTGAGACTTGGTTAGTGCCTATTGAAGGTTACTTAGTAGATAAGTTTGGCCCGCGGCCAGTAGTATTTGTCGGCGGCATCTTATGTGGTCTAGGCTGGATGATGAATGCCCATGCAGACACATTAACAATGCTCTATATGGCTGCCGCTGTTAGTGGTGTAGGCGCTGGTGCTGTTTACGGTACTTGCGTAGGTAACGCCCTCAAGTGGTTCCCGGATCGTCGCGGTTTAGCGGCTGGTATGACTGCTGCTGGCTTTGGTGCTGGCTCTGCATTGACTGTGATTCCAATTGCAAACATGATTGCTAATCAAGGTTATCAAGATGCGTTTTGGTACTTCGGCATTTGGCAAGGCATCATCGTTGTTGTCCTCAGCTTATTGCTGTCTAAGCCGATCAAGAGCGCTATCACTACCGTGAGAGCTAGCGTTGCTCAAACTCGCAAGGATTTCCGTCCGATGGAAATGATCAAGCAGCCTGTGTTCTGGATCATGTACCTCATGTTCGTAATGGTTGCTGCTGGTGGCTTGATGGCTACCGCCCAATTAGGCCCAATTGCTAAAGACTTCCAAATTGCTGGTGTAACAGTGAGCTTGATGGGCTTGGCATTACCTGCATTGACCTTTGCTTTGACTGTTGACCGCGTATTGAATGGTTTGACACGTCCTTTCTTTGGTTGGGTATCAGACAAGATTGGCCGTGAGCAAACAATGACACTGTGCTTCACATTTGAGTGCTTAGGTATTCTTGGTTTGTACTACCTCGGTCGTGATCCAGTCATGTTTGTTCTGTTAACCGGTTTAGTGTTCTTTGCTTGGGGTGAGATCTATAGCTTGTTTCCATCAACTAACGCTGATACTTTTGGATCAACATACGCTGCTGGTAACGCAGGCCTTCTCTACACGGCAAAAGGAACTGCTTCATTGCTAGTACCTTTATCTAGCGTATTGGTGGCCACTACTGGTGGTTGGGAAGTGGTGTTCTGGGTTGCGAGTTTCTTGAATGGAACTGCTGCAATCTTGGCTTGGTTCGTATTGCGTCCAATGCGTCGCAAATTGATCGAGCGCTCAGCTTCGATGTAA